The following proteins come from a genomic window of Corallococcus sp. NCRR:
- a CDS encoding DUF2380 domain-containing protein has protein sequence MLLLLVTGCASEPRARSLRYATGGTSVFSGAAQRPVHREGARESDALTRDAVLAGIADVKGSLGSVEAALSKLANRPPPLLGWSLKGVFTRYLDHGSSQVTWMKGSLGSATGLTRVASDVEDASMEQGLLRMTGPKLQAALFGSLLLATWVDFLHLADAVLRNCPTCSVEKLFVDLHRVQELMEPALADLASQDPERVEAAAVAMPELMGKLTREFDAIHRETRASMKLGEQVVAAVRAVEMVAMISTLKVSLPRLPPSAPATLGVGFVMSSGGVMTGSRLVVSAEWVEMMRRLVRAGVISVPAVSSAVLIHGGQVLMAQAPRDLPKGVREALGDSPEVRAMHQTGRAGAGMSDAPKHHVLPQEHREWFERRGFKGDMNIDKFCVRMERAHHEAIHGGGNWKQGRKWPGEWNRMIMEALSEAEVEVGRMLTRNEVLNIVASRMQRYDIPMNFIQWGPR, from the coding sequence TTGCTGCTGCTGCTGGTCACGGGATGTGCATCCGAGCCGCGTGCGCGGAGCTTGCGCTACGCGACGGGTGGGACGTCCGTCTTCTCTGGGGCGGCGCAACGACCTGTGCATCGCGAGGGCGCGCGTGAAAGCGATGCCCTGACGCGCGATGCGGTCCTCGCGGGCATTGCCGACGTGAAGGGCTCGCTCGGTAGCGTTGAGGCCGCGCTTTCCAAGCTGGCGAATCGTCCTCCGCCTCTCTTGGGATGGAGCCTCAAAGGCGTCTTCACCCGCTACCTCGACCACGGCTCCAGTCAGGTGACGTGGATGAAGGGTTCGCTTGGGAGTGCCACGGGGTTGACTCGCGTGGCCTCGGACGTGGAGGACGCGAGCATGGAGCAGGGGCTCCTGCGCATGACGGGGCCGAAGCTCCAGGCGGCCCTGTTCGGCAGCCTGCTGCTGGCCACCTGGGTGGACTTCCTCCACCTCGCGGATGCCGTGCTCCGGAACTGTCCGACGTGCAGTGTCGAGAAGCTCTTCGTCGACCTGCATCGCGTGCAGGAGTTGATGGAGCCCGCGTTGGCGGACCTCGCCTCCCAGGACCCGGAGCGGGTAGAGGCGGCTGCGGTCGCGATGCCCGAGTTGATGGGGAAGCTGACCCGTGAGTTCGACGCGATCCATCGGGAGACCCGCGCGAGCATGAAGCTCGGCGAGCAGGTCGTCGCGGCGGTGCGCGCGGTGGAGATGGTCGCCATGATCTCCACGCTGAAGGTGTCGCTGCCGCGGTTGCCTCCTTCCGCGCCTGCGACGCTGGGCGTGGGCTTCGTGATGAGTTCAGGCGGAGTCATGACGGGCTCGCGGCTGGTGGTCTCCGCCGAATGGGTGGAGATGATGCGAAGGCTGGTGCGGGCGGGCGTCATCTCCGTCCCCGCCGTCAGCTCGGCTGTTCTCATCCACGGTGGGCAGGTGCTGATGGCGCAGGCGCCTCGGGACCTGCCCAAGGGCGTGCGTGAAGCGCTGGGGGACAGCCCCGAGGTTCGTGCCATGCATCAAACCGGCAGGGCAGGGGCGGGGATGTCCGATGCCCCGAAACATCATGTGCTGCCGCAAGAGCACCGTGAATGGTTCGAACGGCGCGGCTTCAAGGGCGACATGAACATCGACAAGTTCTGTGTCCGAATGGAGCGGGCCCACCACGAGGCGATTCACGGTGGAGGAAACTGGAAACAGGGACGCAAGTGGCCCGGCGAGTGGAATCGGATGATCATGGAGGCATTGAGTGAAGCTGAAGTCGAAGTTGGCCGCATGCTGACGCGAAATGAGGTCCTGAATATTGTTGCGTCTCGGATGCAGCGCTACGACATCCCAATGAATTTCATTCAATGGGGACCGCGATGA
- a CDS encoding RNA polymerase sigma factor: MSSAAQALELAFREWSAGLVASLARRVGLGRLDLAEDSVQFAMLQAARTWGFHGIPEQPRAWLLRVALNRLTDLSRQRAPEVGSEAVEEAGPPEDAPTRFAAELPDDALRLLFACCHPGLSREMQVTLTLKVACGFSVREAAAALLADEPTVAQRWVRAKRTLRTCRATLEVPAPEALPERLDAVHAALYLLFNEGYEASEGHDLSRAELCLEALRLAEVLLSHRGVATPEGHALAALFCFRAAGLPGRVDARGAFVPQEARTGTESSPLLIARGLWHLRASMGTVLTPLHLEAEIALVHAKTSTPGPEDSARLLRLYDALLALKPSPIVALGRVVALSRVRGPAEALEALGRLRSEAVLRRYPYRFAVEGMLLEQVGARGRAADCFRQAAALARTPPQREYLLSRARACE, translated from the coding sequence GTGTCCTCAGCGGCGCAGGCGCTAGAGCTGGCCTTTCGCGAGTGGTCCGCGGGGCTCGTCGCGTCCCTGGCCCGGCGCGTGGGGCTGGGACGGTTGGACCTGGCGGAGGACTCGGTGCAGTTCGCCATGCTCCAGGCGGCGCGGACATGGGGCTTCCACGGCATCCCGGAGCAGCCGCGCGCATGGCTGCTGCGGGTGGCGCTGAACCGGCTGACGGACCTCTCGCGGCAGCGCGCGCCGGAGGTGGGCTCGGAGGCCGTGGAGGAGGCCGGGCCTCCGGAGGATGCGCCCACGCGCTTCGCGGCGGAGCTTCCGGATGATGCGCTGCGGTTGCTCTTCGCGTGCTGCCATCCGGGGCTCTCTCGCGAAATGCAGGTGACGCTCACGCTGAAGGTGGCGTGTGGCTTCTCCGTGCGAGAGGCCGCCGCCGCGCTGCTCGCGGACGAGCCCACCGTTGCGCAGCGGTGGGTGCGCGCGAAGCGGACGCTGCGCACCTGCCGCGCCACGCTGGAGGTGCCTGCTCCGGAAGCGCTGCCGGAGCGGCTGGACGCGGTGCACGCCGCGCTCTACCTGCTCTTCAACGAAGGCTACGAAGCCTCCGAGGGCCACGACCTGTCCCGCGCGGAGCTGTGTCTGGAGGCGCTGCGTCTGGCGGAGGTGCTGCTGTCGCATCGGGGAGTCGCGACGCCGGAGGGCCATGCGCTGGCGGCGCTGTTCTGCTTCCGCGCCGCGGGGCTCCCGGGCCGCGTGGATGCACGGGGCGCGTTCGTGCCGCAGGAGGCGCGGACCGGGACGGAGTCGTCGCCCCTGTTGATTGCGCGAGGGCTGTGGCACCTGCGCGCCTCCATGGGGACGGTGCTGACGCCGCTGCACCTGGAGGCGGAGATCGCCCTCGTGCACGCGAAGACATCCACACCGGGGCCGGAGGACAGCGCCCGGTTGCTGCGGCTGTACGACGCGCTGCTTGCCCTCAAGCCGTCGCCCATCGTCGCGCTGGGACGGGTGGTCGCGCTGTCACGCGTGCGCGGGCCGGCCGAGGCGCTGGAGGCGTTGGGCCGCTTGCGTTCGGAGGCCGTGCTGCGGCGGTACCCGTATCGCTTCGCCGTGGAGGGCATGCTGCTGGAACAGGTAGGGGCGCGGGGCCGGGCTGCGGATTGCTTCCGTCAGGCCGCGGCGCTGGCGCGGACGCCTCCGCAGCGGGAGTACCTGCTCTCCCGGGCCCGAGCCTGCGAGTAG
- a CDS encoding EcsC family protein: MSKPLEVVNAVLDAGFEGLGPLCSATALADEYLRDTRYAHHEARVDSLIHWETGKLFTTGFVSGLGGLLTLPVSLPAGLGVSWAVQARLVGAIARIHGHDVEEDRVRTLTLLAIVGDIGKEVVKQAGIEISQHLGMRALEAVPKQALSSINRAVGFRLVSKASQKGVVNLSKVVPLAGGLVGGAVDALACRAVGATARRLFSPGPGALVPVSPG, translated from the coding sequence ATGTCGAAGCCGCTGGAAGTCGTGAACGCCGTGCTGGACGCGGGCTTCGAGGGCCTGGGCCCGCTGTGCAGCGCGACGGCGCTGGCGGACGAGTACCTGCGCGACACGCGCTACGCGCACCACGAGGCGCGCGTCGATTCGCTCATCCACTGGGAGACGGGGAAGCTGTTCACCACGGGCTTCGTCTCCGGGCTGGGCGGCCTGCTCACCCTGCCGGTGTCGCTGCCCGCGGGCCTGGGCGTGTCGTGGGCGGTGCAGGCGCGGCTGGTGGGGGCCATTGCCCGCATCCACGGGCACGACGTGGAGGAGGACCGCGTGCGGACCCTCACGCTGCTGGCCATCGTGGGGGACATTGGCAAGGAAGTGGTGAAGCAGGCCGGTATCGAAATCAGCCAGCACCTGGGCATGCGCGCGCTGGAGGCCGTGCCGAAGCAGGCGCTGAGCAGCATCAACCGCGCGGTGGGCTTCCGGCTGGTGAGCAAGGCGTCGCAGAAGGGCGTCGTGAACCTGTCCAAGGTGGTGCCGCTGGCCGGTGGGCTGGTGGGCGGTGCGGTGGACGCGCTCGCGTGCCGCGCGGTGGGGGCCACGGCCCGGCGGTTGTTCTCGCCAGGACCGGGGGCCCTGGTGCCCGTGTCGCCTGGATGA
- a CDS encoding carbohydrate ABC transporter permease, with amino-acid sequence MKRPGLGTALAVVAFLTFFLGPFLWQVLTSLWPDGELTRPWPSHLTGANYESVLFGRPFLWAVLNSLVVATLTTVFCLTVGASAAFALAKLEFRGRGLLLSAALGVSMFPPIATVSPLYLILNAVGLRDSLVGLALPYTTFALPLTLWVLTSFFRQLPDELYRAARVDGCTPVGAFRRVLLPLAAPGLATTAILVFIFAWNEFLYALTFLSTPEKRTVPVAISLFASEYKEPWGEIAAASVVATLPLVVLTVLFQRRIVSGLTAGAVKE; translated from the coding sequence ATGAAGCGGCCAGGGCTGGGCACGGCGCTGGCCGTGGTGGCGTTCCTCACGTTCTTCCTGGGGCCGTTCCTGTGGCAGGTGCTCACGAGCCTGTGGCCGGACGGCGAGCTGACGCGGCCGTGGCCTTCGCACCTGACGGGGGCGAACTACGAGAGCGTGTTGTTCGGGCGGCCGTTCCTGTGGGCGGTGTTGAACTCGCTGGTGGTGGCGACGCTGACGACGGTGTTCTGTCTCACGGTGGGGGCGTCCGCGGCGTTCGCGCTGGCGAAGCTGGAGTTTCGGGGGAGGGGACTGCTGCTGTCCGCGGCGCTGGGCGTGTCGATGTTCCCGCCCATCGCGACGGTGAGCCCGCTGTACCTCATCCTCAACGCGGTGGGCCTGCGGGACAGCCTGGTGGGGCTGGCGCTGCCGTACACGACGTTCGCGCTGCCGTTGACGCTGTGGGTGCTGACGTCGTTCTTCCGCCAGCTGCCGGATGAGCTGTACCGCGCGGCGCGGGTGGATGGGTGCACGCCGGTGGGCGCGTTCCGGAGGGTGCTGTTGCCCCTGGCGGCGCCGGGGCTGGCGACGACGGCCATCCTGGTCTTCATCTTCGCGTGGAACGAGTTCCTCTACGCGCTGACGTTCCTGTCCACGCCGGAGAAGCGCACGGTGCCGGTGGCCATCAGCCTCTTCGCCAGTGAGTACAAAGAACCGTGGGGAGAGATCGCCGCCGCGTCGGTGGTGGCCACGCTGCCGCTGGTGGTGCTCACGGTGTTGTTCCAGCGGCGCATCGTGTCCGGGCTCACGGCCGGCGCGGTGAAGGAGTAA
- a CDS encoding YciI family protein, producing MARYLMLLHENPATFAAMSPAELQAIVEEYARWSDGLLQEGRLLQGEKLRDEGGRRLKPQGGQVLVSDGPYAEVKDVVGGLFILSADSYDAAVALARTCPHLRYGGEVELRAIEEV from the coding sequence ATGGCCCGCTACCTGATGCTGTTGCACGAGAACCCCGCCACCTTCGCCGCCATGTCCCCCGCCGAGTTGCAGGCCATCGTGGAGGAGTACGCCCGATGGAGTGATGGATTGCTCCAGGAGGGCCGCCTGCTCCAGGGCGAGAAGCTGCGCGACGAGGGCGGCCGGCGCCTGAAGCCGCAGGGCGGACAGGTGCTCGTGTCGGACGGGCCGTACGCGGAGGTGAAGGACGTGGTGGGCGGCCTCTTCATCCTGTCCGCGGATTCGTATGACGCCGCCGTGGCCCTGGCCCGGACGTGCCCGCACCTGCGCTACGGCGGTGAAGTCGAGCTTCGCGCCATCGAAGAGGTCTGA
- a CDS encoding NAD(P)-binding oxidoreductase, whose translation MSSAAPRHLFVAGATGATGRTLMRQALAQGISVTPHVRPRSAGTEPACHWPKKAVLELADGPALVEAMKGSTTVLQLIGTMRKRFAAGDTYETSDIGTTRQLVDAAKAAGVDHFILLTSVGAGSPVGAYLKAKAEAERIVRESGIPYTMVRPPALEGEYHAPPGILHTLGKLPLLHKLKPMHLDQLAAVLLRIAERRAPLDTALEDKRLWAEVEAVRP comes from the coding sequence ATGAGCAGCGCAGCTCCTCGTCATCTCTTCGTCGCGGGCGCCACGGGCGCGACGGGCCGCACGCTGATGCGGCAGGCCCTGGCCCAGGGCATCTCCGTGACGCCGCACGTGCGCCCCAGGAGCGCGGGCACGGAGCCCGCGTGCCACTGGCCGAAGAAGGCGGTGCTGGAGCTGGCGGACGGACCCGCGCTGGTGGAGGCGATGAAGGGCAGCACCACGGTGCTCCAGCTCATCGGAACGATGCGCAAGCGCTTCGCTGCGGGGGATACCTACGAGACGAGCGACATCGGCACCACGCGGCAGTTGGTGGACGCTGCGAAGGCGGCGGGGGTGGACCACTTCATCCTGCTCACGTCGGTGGGAGCGGGAAGCCCGGTGGGCGCGTACCTCAAGGCCAAGGCGGAAGCGGAGCGCATCGTCCGGGAGAGCGGCATCCCCTACACGATGGTGCGACCCCCAGCGCTGGAGGGCGAATACCACGCGCCGCCCGGCATCCTGCACACGCTGGGCAAGCTGCCGCTGCTGCACAAGTTGAAGCCCATGCACCTGGACCAGTTGGCCGCCGTGCTCCTGCGAATCGCGGAGCGCCGTGCGCCGCTGGACACAGCGCTGGAAGACAAGCGCCTCTGGGCGGAGGTCGAAGCTGTCAGACCCTAG
- a CDS encoding carbohydrate ABC transporter permease — protein MRAVGSQARERRQAYLLVAPAVLVLAVVALYPVLAAMWLSLHRFILVFGERRFTGLENYVYLMGDARFWSALGNTAYFTAVAVTVELLLAVPLALLLNRAFPGRGLLRASVLVPWAIPTVVSARLWAWMFNPDYGLINRLLGGAEVNWLGAPGYALHAAILVDVWKTTPFVALLVLAGLQGIPEDLYKAARVDGASGWRQFRSITIPLLKPALLLAVLFRSLDAFRVFDAIYVLTEGGPANTTETLSIYAYKTLMRSGDFGYGSTLSVATFLCVVLLAVVWLRWLGREEGRR, from the coding sequence ATGAGGGCCGTGGGGTCGCAGGCCCGGGAGCGGCGGCAGGCGTACCTGCTGGTGGCGCCGGCTGTGTTGGTGCTGGCCGTGGTGGCGCTGTACCCGGTGCTGGCCGCGATGTGGCTGAGCCTGCACCGCTTCATCCTGGTGTTCGGCGAGCGGCGCTTCACGGGGCTGGAGAACTACGTCTACCTGATGGGGGACGCGCGCTTCTGGTCCGCGCTGGGGAACACGGCGTACTTCACGGCGGTGGCGGTGACGGTGGAGCTGCTGCTCGCGGTGCCGCTGGCGCTGCTGCTCAACCGCGCGTTCCCGGGGCGGGGCCTGCTGCGCGCGTCGGTGCTGGTGCCGTGGGCGATTCCCACGGTGGTGAGTGCCCGGCTGTGGGCGTGGATGTTCAACCCGGACTACGGGCTCATCAACCGGCTGCTGGGCGGCGCGGAGGTGAACTGGCTGGGAGCGCCAGGGTATGCGTTGCACGCGGCCATCCTGGTGGACGTGTGGAAGACGACGCCCTTCGTGGCGCTGCTGGTGCTGGCGGGGTTGCAGGGCATTCCGGAGGACCTCTACAAGGCGGCGCGCGTGGACGGGGCGTCGGGGTGGCGGCAGTTCCGGTCCATCACGATTCCCCTGCTGAAGCCCGCGCTGCTCCTGGCGGTGCTGTTCCGGTCGCTGGACGCGTTCCGCGTGTTCGACGCCATCTACGTGCTGACGGAGGGCGGGCCCGCGAACACGACGGAGACGCTGAGCATCTACGCGTACAAGACGCTGATGCGCTCCGGGGACTTCGGGTACGGCAGCACGCTGTCGGTGGCGACGTTCCTGTGCGTGGTGCTGCTGGCGGTGGTGTGGCTGCGCTGGCTGGGGCGCGAGGAGGGGCGGCGATGA
- the gor gene encoding glutathione-disulfide reductase produces the protein MAGYDFDLFTVGAGSGGVAASRRAGASGAKVAICEEGRVGGTCVLRGCVPKKLLVYAAHYRYDFEDAAGYGWTANGPALDWKKLQAVKAKELDRLTGIYGRLLRDAGVTLVEGRGRVVDAHTVEVAGKRYTAERILVATGGRPYLPEVTGIEHALTSEQALERPELPRRVAVVGGGYIGVEFAGIFAALGVKVTMLIRGDTVLRGFDNDIRAALTQEMRKKGVDIRPETFVQDIEKREDGTLSLLTRMGETLEVDAVLYSTGRVPNTQGLGLEEAGVKLNERGAVVVDAQSRSSVESIYAVGDVTDRLNLTPVAIAEGRAMVETLYRNNPVTMDHQNVPSAVFSQPPVGTVGLTEREAMERHGKVDVYVSSFRPMKHTLTGRDERSMMKVVVERGTERVLGFHMVGADAPEIIQGLAVALKCGVTKKQLDATVGIHPTAAEEFVTLRDKRPDPSESATMLELGREVVATPPGDQRG, from the coding sequence ATGGCGGGCTACGACTTCGACTTGTTCACAGTGGGCGCGGGGTCGGGTGGCGTGGCGGCCAGCCGGCGAGCGGGAGCCTCCGGCGCGAAGGTGGCCATCTGCGAGGAGGGGCGCGTGGGCGGCACGTGCGTGCTGCGCGGGTGCGTGCCCAAGAAGCTGCTCGTGTACGCGGCGCACTACCGCTACGACTTCGAGGACGCGGCCGGCTACGGCTGGACGGCGAACGGCCCCGCGCTGGACTGGAAGAAGCTCCAGGCGGTGAAGGCGAAGGAGCTGGACCGGCTGACGGGCATCTACGGGCGGCTCTTGCGCGACGCGGGCGTGACGCTGGTGGAGGGCCGGGGCCGGGTGGTGGACGCGCACACGGTGGAGGTCGCGGGCAAGCGCTACACGGCGGAGCGCATCCTGGTGGCCACGGGCGGGCGGCCCTACCTGCCGGAGGTGACGGGCATCGAGCACGCGCTCACGTCCGAGCAGGCGCTGGAGCGCCCCGAGCTGCCGCGCCGGGTGGCGGTGGTGGGAGGCGGCTACATCGGCGTGGAGTTCGCGGGCATCTTCGCGGCGCTGGGCGTGAAGGTGACGATGCTGATCCGAGGCGACACGGTGCTGCGCGGCTTCGACAACGACATCCGCGCGGCGCTGACGCAGGAGATGCGCAAGAAGGGCGTGGACATCCGACCGGAGACCTTCGTCCAGGACATCGAGAAGCGCGAGGACGGCACGCTCAGCCTGCTGACGCGCATGGGGGAAACGCTGGAGGTGGACGCGGTCCTGTACTCCACCGGCCGGGTGCCCAACACGCAGGGCCTGGGCCTGGAAGAGGCGGGCGTGAAGCTGAACGAGCGCGGCGCGGTGGTGGTGGACGCGCAGTCGCGCTCGTCGGTGGAGAGCATCTACGCGGTGGGAGACGTGACGGACCGGCTGAACCTCACGCCGGTGGCCATCGCGGAGGGGCGCGCGATGGTGGAGACGCTGTACCGGAACAACCCGGTGACGATGGACCACCAGAACGTCCCGTCCGCGGTCTTCAGCCAGCCGCCCGTGGGCACGGTGGGGCTCACGGAGCGCGAGGCGATGGAGCGCCACGGCAAGGTGGACGTCTACGTCTCCAGCTTCCGGCCCATGAAGCACACGCTGACGGGCCGGGATGAGCGGTCGATGATGAAGGTGGTGGTGGAGCGAGGCACGGAGCGCGTGCTGGGCTTCCACATGGTGGGAGCGGACGCGCCGGAGATCATCCAGGGGCTCGCGGTGGCGCTGAAGTGCGGCGTGACGAAGAAGCAGCTCGACGCCACGGTGGGCATCCACCCCACGGCGGCGGAGGAGTTCGTCACGCTGCGGGACAAGCGCCCGGATCCGTCGGAGAGCGCCACGATGCTGGAGCTGGGGCGCGAGGTGGTGGCCACGCCTCCGGGGGATCAGCGGGGATGA
- a CDS encoding NUDIX hydrolase: MTDGRSWQGNWKARLYDRVRERGFSSLTAFAEARPAVSLRQLAEELGKDDIAGVQVLGGLHAEAEQRNQVTRFVRDVLVRELSESLPHGWPAVMDDGSRFQVAKALGCWSADTPDTHKERVKQARAALRVSPPPPGWRPLGPDDELLRTLLPDDEA, encoded by the coding sequence ATGACCGACGGTCGTTCCTGGCAGGGCAATTGGAAGGCCCGCCTTTATGATCGTGTGCGCGAACGCGGCTTCAGCTCGCTGACCGCCTTCGCCGAGGCGCGGCCTGCTGTCTCGCTAAGACAGCTCGCCGAAGAACTTGGCAAGGATGACATTGCTGGGGTGCAGGTCCTGGGCGGATTGCATGCCGAGGCGGAGCAGCGCAATCAGGTCACACGTTTTGTGCGTGACGTGCTCGTGCGTGAACTCTCCGAGAGCCTCCCTCATGGCTGGCCGGCCGTGATGGATGACGGGTCTCGTTTCCAGGTCGCGAAGGCGCTCGGCTGCTGGTCCGCTGACACCCCTGATACGCACAAAGAGCGGGTCAAACAGGCCCGGGCCGCCCTTCGCGTGAGTCCTCCGCCTCCGGGCTGGCGCCCGCTGGGCCCTGACGACGAACTGCTCCGCACGCTCCTCCCCGACGACGAAGCGTGA
- a CDS encoding phospholipase D-like domain-containing protein, which translates to MGALLLAGCPSACNTKESSRPFQLTGQVGSRGAGFASALYQTTGVRMEPRNRIRWANNGAVFDVMVEEIGRARASIHIVMFIWRPGRASDRMIEALAERAKKGVHCRVLVDPLGSGPFETEVKPRLEAAGCEAHLFRPLPADENLARNHRKIVVVDGKVAITGGLAIQDEWLGDARNEKEWRDTNVRVQGPVVAQLQQAFAENWQESTGELLPQSDFPTLSVEQPGLDAAGEGWAAFVSSTANPEVTRAERLTQLMVKAAKKRLWISQAYFTPNDALTALLVEKARAGVDVRVLAPGDKNDQRAITVLQRQTYDTLRAAGVRLWEYQPSMMHAKTMLVDDRLVLVGSINYDALSFNLLEEGSLVLEDMEAARQLEAIFLDDLTKAREVQAEQANR; encoded by the coding sequence ATGGGGGCGTTGCTGCTCGCGGGATGTCCGTCCGCGTGCAACACGAAGGAGTCGTCCCGTCCATTCCAGCTCACGGGGCAGGTGGGGTCGCGTGGGGCGGGCTTCGCATCGGCGCTGTACCAGACGACGGGTGTGCGGATGGAGCCGCGCAACCGCATCCGGTGGGCGAACAACGGCGCCGTATTCGACGTGATGGTGGAAGAAATCGGCCGCGCCCGCGCCTCCATCCACATCGTGATGTTCATCTGGCGGCCGGGCCGTGCGTCCGACCGCATGATTGAAGCGCTGGCCGAGCGGGCCAAGAAGGGCGTGCACTGCCGCGTCCTGGTGGATCCGCTGGGCAGCGGCCCCTTCGAGACGGAGGTGAAGCCCCGGCTGGAGGCGGCCGGCTGCGAAGCCCACCTGTTCCGCCCGCTGCCGGCGGACGAGAACCTGGCGCGCAACCACCGCAAGATTGTCGTGGTGGACGGCAAGGTGGCCATCACCGGCGGGCTCGCCATCCAGGACGAGTGGCTGGGCGACGCGCGCAACGAAAAGGAATGGCGCGACACCAACGTCCGGGTCCAGGGCCCGGTGGTGGCGCAGCTCCAGCAGGCGTTCGCGGAGAACTGGCAGGAGTCGACGGGCGAGCTGTTGCCCCAGTCGGACTTCCCCACGCTGTCGGTGGAGCAGCCCGGCCTGGACGCCGCGGGCGAAGGCTGGGCGGCCTTCGTCAGCAGCACGGCGAACCCGGAGGTGACGCGCGCGGAGCGGCTGACGCAGCTGATGGTGAAGGCGGCGAAGAAGCGGCTGTGGATTTCGCAGGCGTACTTCACGCCCAACGACGCGCTGACGGCGCTGCTGGTGGAGAAGGCACGCGCGGGCGTGGACGTGCGGGTGCTGGCGCCAGGGGACAAGAATGATCAGCGGGCCATCACGGTGCTCCAGCGCCAGACCTACGACACGCTGCGGGCGGCGGGCGTGCGCCTCTGGGAGTACCAGCCGTCCATGATGCACGCGAAGACGATGCTGGTGGACGACCGGCTCGTGCTGGTGGGATCCATCAACTACGACGCGCTGTCGTTCAACCTGCTGGAAGAAGGTTCACTCGTCCTGGAGGACATGGAGGCGGCACGTCAGTTGGAGGCCATCTTCCTTGACGACCTCACGAAGGCGCGCGAGGTCCAGGCAGAGCAGGCGAACCGCTAG
- a CDS encoding ABC transporter substrate-binding protein: MGRLLVLLAALGLCVGGCRRSSDEAGTGGRTRIVFKFQPLWGDPKPFRELLAQYERANPDVELVTEALPNASDLAHQFFLTSLQGGATDFDVLVADVVWVPEFARAGWVADLSEEFPPERLREEFLPGPVDAVVMNGRTYAVPWYVDVGVLYYRTDLVPRAPRTYEELRRFTRDAMAKSPGIQGYVWQGRQYEGLTCNVYEAIWGHGGQSLGADGRVLLETEPAREALAYLHGLIADGLSPQTVTGFGEEESRRVFQEGRAVFMRNWPYAWSEAQAEGSPIRGKVGIAPLPTKDGQPGWGTLGGWQLAVNAHVSPARRKAAARLIAHLTSPEANRVLALHYARNPPRLALYDDPQLRAEEPFIASLKEALVRARPRPVTPYYLLIADVLQSEFSAAVAGLRTPEVSLTRAQKQVDHLTGEQPPEVE, from the coding sequence ATGGGCCGCCTCCTTGTCCTCCTCGCCGCGCTGGGCCTCTGTGTGGGGGGCTGCCGGCGCTCGTCCGACGAAGCGGGCACCGGGGGCCGCACCCGCATCGTCTTCAAGTTTCAGCCGCTGTGGGGGGACCCGAAGCCGTTCCGTGAGTTGCTGGCGCAATATGAGCGCGCCAATCCGGACGTGGAGCTGGTGACGGAGGCGCTGCCGAACGCGTCCGACCTGGCGCACCAGTTCTTCCTCACGTCGTTGCAGGGCGGGGCCACGGACTTCGACGTGCTGGTGGCGGACGTCGTCTGGGTGCCGGAGTTCGCTCGCGCGGGCTGGGTGGCGGACCTGTCCGAGGAGTTTCCTCCCGAGCGCCTGCGCGAGGAGTTCCTGCCCGGGCCGGTGGACGCCGTCGTGATGAACGGGCGCACGTACGCGGTGCCCTGGTACGTGGACGTGGGCGTCCTCTACTACCGCACGGACCTGGTGCCTCGCGCGCCGCGCACCTACGAGGAGCTGCGGCGCTTCACCCGCGACGCGATGGCGAAGTCGCCCGGCATCCAGGGCTACGTGTGGCAGGGCCGGCAATATGAGGGCCTCACCTGCAACGTGTACGAGGCCATCTGGGGCCACGGCGGGCAGTCGCTGGGAGCGGACGGACGGGTGCTGCTGGAGACGGAGCCCGCGCGCGAGGCGCTGGCGTACCTGCATGGGCTCATCGCGGACGGGCTGTCTCCCCAGACGGTCACGGGCTTTGGCGAAGAGGAGTCCCGGCGCGTGTTCCAGGAGGGGCGCGCGGTGTTCATGCGCAACTGGCCGTATGCGTGGAGCGAGGCGCAGGCGGAGGGCTCGCCCATCCGGGGCAAGGTGGGCATTGCGCCGCTGCCGACGAAGGATGGACAGCCGGGGTGGGGGACGCTGGGCGGTTGGCAGCTCGCGGTGAACGCGCATGTGTCGCCCGCGCGGCGCAAGGCGGCGGCTCGGCTCATCGCGCACCTGACGTCGCCGGAGGCGAACCGCGTGCTGGCGCTGCACTACGCGCGCAACCCGCCCCGCCTGGCGCTGTATGACGACCCGCAGCTGCGCGCCGAGGAGCCGTTCATCGCGAGCCTGAAGGAGGCGCTGGTACGGGCGCGCCCCCGGCCGGTGACGCCGTACTACCTGCTCATCGCGGACGTGCTCCAGAGCGAGTTCTCCGCCGCGGTGGCGGGCCTGCGGACTCCGGAGGTGTCGCTCACCCGGGCGCAGAAGCAGGTGGATCACCTGACCGGCGAGCAGCCTCCGGAGGTGGAATGA